The Streptomyces phaeolivaceus genome has a window encoding:
- a CDS encoding HAD-IIA family hydrolase: MAERKPIESWLTDMDGVLIHEGVPIPGADAFIKKLRESGRPFLVLTNNSIYTARDLHARLSRMGLDVPVENIWTSALATAQFLDDQRPGGTAYVIGEAGLTTALHDIGYVLTDHRPDYVVLGETRTYSFEAMTKAVRLINGGARFIATNPDETGPSTEGPLPATGAVAALITKATGQKPYFAGKPNPLMMRTGLNAIGAHSETSAMIGDRMDTDVLAGIEAGMETFLVLTGLTTPEQIEKFPYRPSKVVNSIADLVDRI; this comes from the coding sequence ATGGCAGAGCGCAAGCCCATCGAGTCGTGGCTCACCGACATGGACGGGGTGCTCATCCACGAGGGCGTGCCGATCCCCGGCGCCGATGCCTTCATAAAGAAGCTCCGCGAGTCCGGGCGGCCCTTCCTGGTCCTCACCAACAACTCGATCTACACGGCCCGTGACCTGCACGCCCGCCTCTCCCGTATGGGCCTGGACGTGCCCGTGGAGAACATCTGGACCTCGGCCCTCGCGACCGCCCAGTTCCTGGACGACCAGCGGCCCGGCGGCACGGCGTACGTCATCGGCGAGGCGGGGCTGACGACCGCGCTGCACGACATCGGGTACGTCCTCACCGACCACCGGCCCGACTACGTCGTCCTCGGCGAGACCCGCACGTACTCCTTCGAGGCCATGACGAAGGCGGTACGGCTGATCAACGGCGGCGCCCGGTTCATCGCCACCAACCCGGACGAGACCGGCCCCTCCACCGAGGGCCCGCTGCCCGCGACCGGTGCCGTGGCCGCGCTGATCACCAAGGCGACCGGGCAGAAGCCGTACTTCGCGGGCAAGCCGAACCCGCTGATGATGCGCACCGGCCTGAACGCGATCGGCGCGCACTCCGAGACCAGCGCGATGATCGGCGACCGCATGGACACGGACGTCCTCGCGGGCATCGAGGCCGGGATGGAGACCTTCCTCGTCCTCACCGGACTGACGACCCCCGAGCAGATCGAGAAGTTCCCGTACCGCCCGTCGAAGGTCGTGAACTCGATCGCGGACCTCGTCGACCGCATCTGA
- a CDS encoding cell wall protein, giving the protein MRLCTCLTSALATAAALFSGPAVALDSASAAAPVPVGAASADRRPTCAGADDGAFPLRTRIRGGPATYVAGGGFHTWTVELTNTTSRTCGNIHPVIVLVDGARTLRRTQPQLEFYPDAKGSTPRPVTFERTDADELVGVLGGDGEGGGPGFTVPPGRTLTVRVRLSLTSDAVVPNDVVANAAVIERRGDDSEWVGESNAYRFRITDGEEEGEAEGGRGKEGGREAGKEVVGEEEVGEVGKEGGGPDGGGVVKEGGEDVPDAVRGEPRPYADELAASGMREALPYVTGLLLLSAGGLLVAAVRRRAG; this is encoded by the coding sequence ATGCGACTGTGTACGTGTCTGACCTCTGCCCTCGCCACCGCAGCCGCCCTCTTCAGTGGTCCCGCGGTGGCGCTCGACAGTGCCTCTGCCGCCGCCCCCGTACCCGTCGGCGCGGCATCGGCCGACCGGCGGCCCACCTGTGCCGGTGCCGACGACGGCGCCTTCCCCCTCCGCACCCGGATCCGCGGCGGCCCCGCCACCTACGTCGCCGGCGGCGGCTTCCACACCTGGACGGTGGAACTCACCAACACCACCTCCCGGACCTGCGGCAACATCCACCCGGTGATCGTCCTGGTCGACGGCGCGCGCACGCTGAGGCGGACCCAGCCGCAGCTGGAGTTCTATCCGGATGCCAAGGGGTCCACGCCCCGGCCGGTCACCTTCGAACGGACCGACGCCGACGAGCTGGTCGGCGTCCTCGGCGGCGACGGCGAGGGCGGCGGACCCGGCTTCACCGTGCCGCCCGGCCGCACCCTCACCGTCCGGGTCCGGCTCTCCCTCACCTCCGACGCGGTCGTGCCCAACGACGTCGTGGCGAACGCGGCCGTGATCGAGCGGCGCGGCGACGACAGCGAGTGGGTGGGCGAGTCCAACGCCTACCGTTTCCGGATCACCGACGGCGAGGAGGAGGGGGAAGCGGAAGGGGGGAGAGGGAAGGAAGGGGGAAGAGAGGCAGGGAAGGAGGTCGTGGGGGAGGAAGAGGTGGGGGAGGTGGGCAAGGAAGGGGGCGGCCCGGACGGTGGTGGGGTCGTGAAGGAGGGCGGTGAGGACGTACCCGATGCCGTGCGGGGCGAGCCGCGGCCGTACGCCGACGAGTTGGCCGCTTCGGGGATGCGCGAGGCGCTGCCGTATGTGACCGGGCTGCTGCTCCTGTCCGCCGGCGGGCTGCTGGTGGCGGCCGTCCGCAGGCGCGCCGGGTGA
- a CDS encoding ROK family transcriptional regulator, translating to MNGNGNSDRTGRTAGVTGGNLLALRSHNGALVLDLLRTAGVAGISRLELADRTGLTPQAVSKITARLRADGLVTEAGYRASTGGKPRTVLRLVPDAGHAVGLHLDRDELTAVLCDLTGTVVAERRAPLNLGAGADAVVEGAAREVEALLAGVSEGRIAVPVEGGPGAYGSSLLPVLGVGVALPGPLDHLHGVLHRVTGFPEWDGFPLRAALARRLGMPVVVDKDTNAAALGLAAVAGAHGSFAYLHLGTGLGAGLVIDGVVHRGARTRAGEFGHQVVQLDGPMCECGNRGCVEALCLAAVARGDVAEAARVLGTGAANLVGLLDIELVLLGGRTVEARPDAFVRGVGVVLDEWARRQGEDPAVPVRVAGGGASGVAEGAAQLLLAPLFGREDG from the coding sequence GTGAACGGCAACGGGAACAGCGACCGGACCGGGCGTACCGCCGGGGTGACCGGCGGGAATCTGCTCGCCCTGCGCAGCCACAACGGGGCGCTGGTGCTGGACCTGCTGCGGACCGCCGGGGTGGCCGGGATAAGCCGGCTGGAGCTGGCCGACCGGACCGGGCTCACCCCGCAGGCGGTCAGCAAGATCACCGCCCGGCTGCGCGCGGACGGGCTGGTGACCGAGGCGGGGTACCGGGCGTCCACCGGTGGCAAGCCGCGTACCGTGCTGCGGCTGGTGCCCGACGCCGGGCACGCGGTGGGCCTCCACCTCGACCGCGACGAACTGACCGCCGTCCTCTGCGATCTGACCGGCACGGTCGTCGCGGAGCGGCGGGCACCGCTCAACCTCGGCGCCGGGGCCGACGCGGTCGTCGAGGGCGCGGCACGGGAGGTCGAGGCGCTGCTGGCCGGGGTGAGCGAGGGCCGGATCGCGGTACCGGTCGAGGGCGGGCCCGGCGCGTACGGCTCCTCCCTCCTCCCCGTGCTCGGCGTCGGGGTCGCCCTCCCCGGCCCCCTCGATCATCTGCACGGTGTGCTGCACCGGGTCACCGGCTTCCCGGAGTGGGACGGGTTCCCGCTGCGGGCGGCGCTGGCACGGCGGCTGGGGATGCCGGTGGTGGTCGACAAGGACACCAACGCGGCGGCCCTGGGACTCGCGGCGGTCGCGGGGGCGCACGGCTCCTTCGCCTACCTCCACCTCGGTACGGGACTGGGGGCCGGCCTTGTGATCGACGGGGTGGTGCATCGCGGGGCCCGGACGCGCGCCGGTGAGTTCGGGCACCAGGTGGTGCAACTGGACGGGCCGATGTGCGAGTGCGGGAACCGGGGGTGCGTGGAGGCGTTGTGCCTCGCGGCGGTGGCGCGGGGGGATGTGGCGGAGGCGGCGCGGGTGCTCGGTACGGGGGCCGCGAATCTGGTGGGGCTGCTGGACATCGAGCTGGTGCTGCTGGGCGGGCGCACGGTGGAGGCTCGGCCGGACGCGTTCGTGCGGGGGGTGGGGGTCGTGCTGGACGAGTGGGCTCGGCGGCAGGGGGAGGATCCGGCCGTGCCGGTTCGGGTGGCCGGGGGTGGGGCGTCCGGGGTTGCGGAGGGGGCGGCTCAGTTGTTGTTGGCGCCGTTGTTCGGGCGTGAGGATGGGTGA
- a CDS encoding Gfo/Idh/MocA family oxidoreductase: MTGTSTGTTTGRTLRVALVGYGLAGSVFHAPLIAATEGLALDTVVTSNPERRAQARAEFPEVRFAATADELWARADELDLVVIASPNKTHVPVATAALEAGLAVVVDKPVAGTAAEARALAALADSRGLFLSVFQNRRWDNDFLTLRGLLADGELGEVRRFESRFERWRPQLKGGWRESGDPAEIGGLLYDLGSHVVDQALTLFGPATLVYAESDLRRPGAETDDDTFIAVTHANGVRSHFHASAVTPQLGPRFRVLGSEAGYVKYGLDPQEAALREGERPTPGTAWGEEPEDLWGRVGAGDSPLTGGGSPVPTLPGDYPAYYTAVAAALHGTGDNPVTAYEAAAALDVLEAARKSAREGVAVKLS; the protein is encoded by the coding sequence ATGACAGGCACCAGCACAGGTACCACCACAGGTAGGACCCTTCGCGTCGCCCTCGTCGGCTACGGCCTCGCCGGTTCCGTCTTCCACGCCCCGCTGATCGCCGCGACCGAGGGCCTGGCCCTCGACACGGTCGTCACCTCGAACCCCGAGCGGCGGGCGCAGGCCCGCGCCGAGTTCCCGGAGGTGCGGTTCGCGGCGACGGCCGACGAGCTGTGGGCGCGGGCGGACGAACTGGACCTGGTCGTCATCGCCTCCCCGAACAAGACGCATGTGCCCGTGGCCACCGCCGCCCTGGAGGCGGGCCTCGCGGTCGTCGTCGACAAGCCCGTCGCCGGTACGGCGGCCGAGGCGCGCGCGCTGGCCGCCCTCGCGGACTCCCGCGGCCTGTTCCTCTCCGTGTTCCAGAACCGCCGCTGGGACAACGACTTCCTGACCCTCCGGGGACTCCTCGCCGACGGCGAGCTGGGCGAGGTCCGCCGCTTCGAGTCCCGCTTCGAACGCTGGCGCCCCCAACTGAAGGGCGGCTGGCGCGAGTCCGGCGACCCCGCAGAGATCGGAGGTCTCCTCTACGACCTGGGCAGCCACGTCGTCGACCAGGCCCTCACCCTCTTCGGCCCGGCCACCCTCGTGTACGCCGAGTCCGACCTGCGCCGCCCCGGCGCCGAGACGGACGACGACACGTTCATCGCCGTGACGCACGCGAACGGCGTCCGCTCCCACTTCCACGCCTCCGCCGTCACCCCCCAACTCGGCCCGCGCTTCCGCGTGCTGGGCTCCGAGGCGGGTTACGTCAAGTACGGCCTCGACCCCCAGGAAGCGGCCCTGCGCGAGGGCGAGCGCCCGACCCCGGGCACCGCCTGGGGCGAGGAGCCCGAGGACCTCTGGGGCCGTGTCGGCGCCGGCGACTCCCCCCTGACCGGCGGCGGCAGCCCCGTCCCGACCCTCCCGGGCGACTACCCCGCGTACTACACGGCCGTGGCCGCCGCCCTGCACGGCACCGGCGACAACCCGGTCACGGCGTACGAGGCCGCCGCCGCGCTGGACGTACTGGAAGCGGCGCGGAAGTCGGCGCGCGAGGGCGTGGCGGTGAAGCTGTCATGA
- a CDS encoding heme-degrading domain-containing protein, whose protein sequence is MTGTPTIEELEAQELRLVFDQFTHDDAWALGSLLVELARDRQAPVAIDIRRGSQQLFHAALPGSTPDNDAWIDRKRRVVERYGASSYLVGARFRAKGTTFEDSSRLDPDTYAAHGGSFPITVMGAGVIGTVTVSGLPQLEDHAMVVEALERFQGTL, encoded by the coding sequence ATGACCGGGACCCCGACCATCGAGGAACTGGAGGCCCAGGAACTCCGCCTGGTCTTCGACCAGTTCACCCACGACGACGCGTGGGCGCTCGGCTCCCTCCTGGTGGAGCTGGCCCGCGACCGCCAGGCCCCCGTGGCCATCGACATCCGCCGGGGCAGTCAACAGCTCTTCCACGCCGCCCTCCCCGGCTCGACCCCGGACAACGACGCCTGGATCGACCGCAAACGCCGGGTCGTGGAACGCTACGGCGCCTCCTCCTACCTGGTCGGCGCCCGCTTCCGGGCCAAGGGCACCACCTTCGAGGACTCGTCCCGCCTGGACCCCGACACCTACGCGGCCCACGGCGGTTCGTTCCCGATCACCGTCATGGGCGCCGGAGTCATCGGCACGGTCACGGTCTCGGGCCTGCCCCAACTGGAGGACCACGCAATGGTGGTGGAGGCCTTGGAGCGCTTCCAGGGCACCTTGTAA
- a CDS encoding fumarylacetoacetate hydrolase family protein, whose protein sequence is MKLLRVGAAGAERPALLDADGVLRDLSGIVPDIDGALLSDEAALGRVREAAESGELPVLDPAGLRTGPPLARIGKIVCIGLNYHDHARETGAEPPSEPVIFFKAADTVVGPHDTVLVPRGSTKTDWEVELAVVIGRTARYVESREAALEHVAGYAVSHDVSEREFQLERGGTWDKGKNCETFNPLGPWLVTADEIPDPQKLGLRLWVNGESKQDGTTGEQIFGVSEVVRYVSQFMTLYPGDVINTGTPAGVALGEPEPKPFLRAGDVVELEIDGLGRQRQEFKDA, encoded by the coding sequence ATGAAGCTGCTGCGAGTCGGTGCGGCGGGTGCGGAGCGGCCCGCGCTGCTCGACGCCGACGGGGTCCTGCGGGACCTGTCGGGGATCGTGCCGGACATCGACGGCGCGCTGCTCTCGGACGAGGCGGCGCTCGGGCGGGTGCGGGAGGCCGCCGAGAGCGGTGAGCTGCCCGTCCTGGACCCGGCGGGGCTGCGGACCGGGCCGCCGCTCGCCCGGATCGGCAAGATCGTCTGCATCGGGCTCAACTACCACGACCACGCGCGCGAGACCGGGGCCGAGCCGCCGTCCGAGCCGGTGATCTTCTTCAAGGCGGCGGACACGGTGGTCGGGCCCCATGACACGGTCCTGGTGCCGCGTGGGTCGACCAAGACCGACTGGGAGGTCGAACTCGCGGTCGTGATCGGGCGTACGGCCCGGTACGTCGAGTCGCGCGAGGCGGCGCTGGAGCATGTCGCCGGGTACGCGGTGTCCCACGACGTGTCCGAGCGCGAGTTCCAGTTGGAGCGCGGCGGGACCTGGGACAAGGGGAAGAACTGCGAGACGTTCAACCCGCTCGGGCCGTGGCTGGTGACCGCGGACGAGATCCCCGATCCGCAGAAACTCGGGCTGCGGCTCTGGGTGAACGGGGAGTCGAAGCAGGACGGGACCACCGGGGAGCAGATCTTCGGGGTGAGTGAAGTCGTGCGGTACGTCAGTCAGTTCATGACGCTGTACCCCGGGGATGTGATCAATACGGGGACGCCCGCGGGGGTGGCGTTGGGGGAGCCTGAGCCGAAGCCGTTCCTTCGGGCGGGGGATGTGGTGGAGCTGGAGATCGACGGGCTTGGGCGGCAGCGGCAGGAGTTCAAGGACGCGTAG